The following coding sequences lie in one Treponema socranskii subsp. buccale genomic window:
- a CDS encoding helix-turn-helix domain-containing protein — MTLTKALKDQCKNTNFKKEYEALEPEYALIRALIDARNSCNITQKELAAATGIAQSDISKIENGLGNPTIRLLQRLANGLNMNLKVEFVPKKRIAVR; from the coding sequence ATGACATTGACTAAAGCGTTGAAAGATCAATGTAAAAACACAAACTTCAAAAAAGAATACGAAGCATTGGAACCCGAATATGCTTTGATTCGGGCGTTAATCGATGCAAGAAATTCATGTAATATCACACAAAAAGAACTTGCTGCAGCGACCGGTATTGCGCAATCGGATATAAGCAAAATAGAAAACGGTTTAGGAAATCCGACGATACGGCTTTTGCAGCGGCTTGCAAATGGATTGAACATGAATCTGAAAGTTGAGTTTGTCCCGAAAAAACGTATCGCAGTGCGTTGA
- a CDS encoding 30S ribosomal protein S1, with protein MKKFDIGEKVSLKVVAVSAGTVFLDLNAKSEGVLDASEFTDENGICSIHPGDMLDVYFIGNESGEARFTTKISGGKADKSILENAYKNGIPVEGHVDKEIKGGYEVTVGTSRAFCPYSQMGWKQKGDAASFVGKHLVFKIQEYKNDGRDILVSNRVVLEEAYEKELEALKEKLKEGMTVEATVVSLQTYGAFVDIGGFEALLPISEIARSRVDDVSAVLHVGQKLGVKIIKADWAHERVSVSAKELLADPWTAAAEKYAPGSKYEGTVSRVAPFGVFVELEPGVDGLVHISEMDGVDSHTNLNKVFSKGQKMSVLVKEVNARERRISLTPTTSVEQDKTTARYMAGQTDGEGYNPFAALLKK; from the coding sequence ATGAAAAAATTTGATATAGGCGAAAAGGTTTCGCTCAAAGTCGTCGCGGTTTCCGCGGGTACGGTTTTTCTCGACTTGAACGCGAAAAGCGAAGGCGTACTCGACGCGTCCGAGTTTACCGATGAAAACGGCATCTGTTCGATACATCCGGGCGATATGCTCGATGTATATTTTATCGGAAACGAAAGCGGGGAAGCTCGCTTTACGACAAAGATTTCCGGCGGCAAAGCGGATAAATCGATTTTGGAAAACGCGTATAAAAACGGCATCCCCGTCGAAGGGCATGTCGACAAAGAGATCAAAGGCGGCTACGAAGTGACGGTCGGGACGAGCCGCGCCTTTTGCCCGTATTCTCAGATGGGCTGGAAGCAAAAGGGAGATGCCGCATCGTTTGTCGGAAAGCACCTCGTTTTTAAAATTCAGGAATACAAAAACGACGGGCGCGACATACTCGTTTCAAACCGCGTCGTCCTGGAAGAAGCGTACGAAAAAGAACTTGAAGCGCTCAAGGAAAAATTAAAAGAAGGCATGACGGTCGAAGCGACAGTTGTGTCGCTGCAAACATACGGCGCTTTTGTCGATATCGGCGGATTCGAAGCGCTCCTGCCGATTTCGGAAATCGCGCGCTCTCGTGTCGACGACGTGAGCGCCGTTTTGCATGTCGGGCAAAAGCTCGGCGTAAAAATTATTAAAGCGGACTGGGCGCACGAGCGCGTTTCGGTGAGCGCAAAAGAGCTGCTTGCCGATCCGTGGACGGCTGCAGCGGAAAAATATGCCCCGGGTTCGAAATACGAGGGCACCGTTTCGCGCGTTGCGCCCTTCGGCGTTTTTGTCGAACTCGAACCGGGCGTCGACGGACTCGTGCACATATCGGAAATGGACGGCGTCGACTCTCATACGAATCTGAACAAAGTCTTTTCGAAGGGACAAAAGATGTCGGTACTCGTCAAAGAAGTAAACGCTCGGGAACGGCGTATTTCGCTTACGCCGACGACGTCGGTCGAACAGGATAAAACGACGGCGCGTTATATGGCCGGTCAGACGGACGGCGAAGGCTACAATCCGTTTGCAGCTCTTTTGAAAAAATAA
- a CDS encoding bile acid:sodium symporter family protein yields MKFLEKLSDFFGKWMALIVIAVAALALFAPQTCLWIKTSWINWLLGIVMFGMGLTLKMDDFKVVFSRPKDIIIGFIAQFTLMPLIAFLLAKAFNLPTEIAVGVILVGTCPGGTSSNVMTYLSKGDVPLSVGMTAVSTLFAPLMTPLLTLLYAGQRVDVNAVAMFLSIVKVVLVPIALGLVCNYFFEKVTRQIVRILPLISTIAIIMIIASVVSANSARLKTVGVMVVIVVILHNLLGYATGFGVGKLLRLNTTKCRALSIEVGMQNSGLATSLAATHFAQYPLATIPGAVFSVWHNISGAVYANFLANRHPEKAK; encoded by the coding sequence ATGAAATTTCTTGAAAAGCTGAGCGATTTTTTCGGCAAATGGATGGCGCTCATCGTCATTGCGGTTGCCGCTCTTGCGCTCTTTGCACCGCAGACCTGTTTGTGGATTAAAACGAGCTGGATAAATTGGCTGCTCGGCATTGTCATGTTCGGCATGGGACTCACGCTCAAAATGGACGATTTTAAAGTCGTGTTCAGCCGGCCGAAAGATATCATAATCGGTTTTATCGCGCAGTTTACGCTCATGCCGCTTATCGCTTTTCTTTTGGCGAAAGCGTTTAATTTGCCGACGGAAATCGCGGTCGGCGTTATCCTTGTCGGCACTTGTCCCGGCGGTACCTCGTCGAACGTCATGACTTATCTTTCCAAAGGTGACGTTCCGCTGTCGGTCGGCATGACCGCTGTGTCGACGCTGTTCGCGCCGCTTATGACCCCTCTTTTAACGCTCCTGTATGCGGGGCAGCGTGTCGATGTCAATGCCGTCGCGATGTTTTTGTCGATTGTAAAAGTCGTACTCGTGCCGATTGCGCTCGGTTTGGTGTGCAATTATTTTTTCGAAAAAGTGACGCGCCAGATCGTGCGTATCCTTCCGCTTATTTCGACGATCGCGATCATCATGATTATTGCAAGCGTCGTGTCCGCGAATTCCGCGCGGCTTAAAACTGTCGGCGTTATGGTCGTCATCGTCGTTATTCTTCACAATCTGCTCGGTTATGCGACGGGATTCGGCGTCGGAAAATTACTGCGTCTTAACACGACGAAGTGCCGTGCGCTTTCAATCGAAGTCGGTATGCAAAACTCGGGACTTGCGACATCGCTTGCGGCGACGCACTTTGCACAGTATCCGCTTGCGACGATCCCGGGTGCCGTGTTCAGCGTGTGGCATAATATTTCGGGCGCCGTTTACGCGAACTTCCTCGCAAACCGCCATCCCGAAAAAGCGAAGTAA
- a CDS encoding CDP-alcohol phosphatidyltransferase family protein: MKLANAFTSVRIVFAPVFFLIYFIPIWTGRFAGLSAALMIPLLACMEFTDFLDGFFARKNREVSDFGKMFDPFADVIVHLTTFTCFMYSFAASVKSYLPVWIFVLILYREFSQNFLRMVAAKQGTAIAARKGGKLKTVFYVASGFVCLIPECALRFYAVKGGAVGAVVLSVVQHTEAWKNAALGMFVASLALCYISFADYLVHFKSVLKDM, encoded by the coding sequence ATGAAACTTGCAAATGCATTTACGTCGGTTCGCATCGTCTTTGCGCCGGTATTTTTCCTTATCTATTTTATCCCGATTTGGACGGGGCGATTTGCCGGTCTTTCGGCAGCTCTTATGATTCCTCTCCTGGCGTGCATGGAATTTACCGATTTTCTCGACGGATTTTTTGCGCGTAAAAACCGTGAGGTGAGCGACTTCGGAAAGATGTTCGATCCCTTTGCGGACGTTATCGTCCATTTGACGACGTTTACGTGTTTTATGTATTCGTTCGCCGCATCCGTTAAAAGCTATCTTCCGGTATGGATTTTCGTATTGATTTTGTACCGTGAGTTTTCGCAGAATTTTCTCCGCATGGTCGCGGCAAAGCAAGGTACGGCGATCGCCGCGCGAAAGGGCGGAAAACTCAAAACCGTATTTTACGTCGCATCGGGATTTGTATGCCTCATCCCCGAATGTGCGCTGCGCTTTTATGCGGTGAAAGGGGGAGCTGTCGGCGCTGTCGTTTTATCGGTCGTGCAGCATACGGAAGCTTGGAAAAACGCCGCGCTCGGTATGTTTGTCGCGAGCCTTGCGCTGTGCTATATTTCGTTTGCCGATTACCTCGTGCACTTTAAGTCGGTTTTAAAAGATATGTGA
- a CDS encoding metallophosphoesterase family protein, with the protein MRILISSDIHANILACEALAKIYAREKCDLHITLGDAVDLGPWPKETLEFIKREKTVYLKGNHEEYNCSIGLGPELKKSIGKSEAEHYRWTKEQIGIDNVRYIEKLPYKYHIEIGKYNLYFQHFFLENGIISEYNVFEYGIDGLDLDRVFGIEPKKNNVIFFGHLHKAFLTEKINTYISVGSAGCDGKYSKGKLADIIEIDKNAYTIKPIELEWNTKTVINEIENRNMPDKDAIEEYFFNGGNAAT; encoded by the coding sequence ATGCGGATATTGATAAGTTCTGACATACATGCAAACATATTGGCATGCGAAGCGTTGGCAAAAATATATGCGCGCGAAAAATGCGATTTGCACATAACGCTGGGAGATGCCGTTGATTTGGGGCCGTGGCCGAAAGAAACGCTGGAATTTATTAAGAGAGAAAAAACGGTTTATCTGAAAGGCAATCACGAAGAATATAACTGTTCGATAGGGCTCGGACCCGAATTGAAAAAGAGCATAGGAAAATCGGAAGCTGAACACTATCGATGGACAAAAGAGCAAATAGGCATCGACAACGTACGTTATATTGAAAAGCTTCCCTACAAATATCATATCGAAATCGGAAAATATAATCTGTATTTTCAGCATTTCTTTTTGGAAAACGGAATAATTTCCGAATACAATGTATTCGAATACGGTATTGACGGACTTGATCTCGATCGCGTATTCGGAATCGAACCGAAGAAAAATAATGTGATTTTTTTCGGCCACTTACATAAAGCATTCCTAACGGAGAAAATAAATACATATATAAGCGTAGGATCTGCGGGCTGCGACGGAAAATATTCAAAAGGAAAATTAGCCGATATTATAGAAATCGATAAAAACGCATATACGATAAAACCGATCGAGTTGGAATGGAATACAAAAACGGTTATTAATGAAATTGAAAACAGGAATATGCCCGATAAAGATGCAATCGAAGAATATTTTTTTAATGGAGGAAACGCTGCGACGTAA
- a CDS encoding glutamine synthetase III family protein, with product MPNVQELFGSMVFNQRVMQELLPKDTFKALKKTLDDGTPLELEIANQVAYAMKEWAISKGATHYTHWFQPLTGITAEKHESFIAPDKNGGVIMEFGGKELVKGESDASSFPSGGSRATFEARGYTVWDPTAYAFVKDHSLCIPTAFCSYTGEALDKKTPLLRSIEALSKQAVRVLRLFGEKDVEHVISCVGAEQEYFLVDEKLYEKRRDLQMTGRTLFGAKPAKGQEMDDQYFTAITPRVSEYMEDLNEELWKLGIFAKTEHNETAPAQHEMAPIFSTTNLAADQNQLTMEIMKKVARRHGLVCLLHEKPFAGINGSGKHNNWSIETDAGEGLLKPGDTPRENARFLLFLTAVIRAVDDNQDLLRISVASAGNDHRLGANEAPPAIMSIFVGDELEAVLKSIKDGTPYSAKSKQKIKIGADVLPPIPKDTTDRNRTSPFAFTVNKFEFRSVGSSLSISGPMTTLNAIVADVLKEYADRLEKAKDFNQALQELIKKEITDHWKIIFNGNGYGDDWVSEAKKRGLLNLRNLPEAVAEYLKPKNVKLYTEMGIYTEAEMKSHYEVKLEKYCQVLNIEVGTMIEMVNKNIMPSVLGYMDSIAETVVSVKDAVPHAKCGAGISLLEKLDTLADSLSAETASLSEKHAAAIANGDYMRRAKAYAEKVIPAMEKVRAVTDAIEPLLAEAYKPFPSYEDLLFSV from the coding sequence ATGCCGAATGTGCAGGAATTGTTCGGAAGCATGGTTTTTAATCAAAGGGTGATGCAGGAGCTTTTGCCGAAAGACACATTCAAAGCGCTCAAAAAAACGCTCGACGACGGCACGCCGCTCGAACTTGAAATTGCGAATCAAGTGGCGTACGCGATGAAGGAGTGGGCTATTTCGAAAGGCGCGACGCACTATACGCATTGGTTTCAGCCGCTCACCGGCATTACGGCGGAAAAGCACGAAAGTTTTATCGCTCCCGACAAAAACGGCGGCGTCATTATGGAGTTCGGCGGCAAAGAGCTTGTCAAAGGCGAAAGCGATGCGTCGTCATTTCCGTCGGGCGGAAGCCGCGCCACTTTTGAAGCGCGCGGGTACACGGTGTGGGATCCGACGGCGTATGCGTTCGTAAAAGATCATTCGCTGTGCATTCCGACGGCATTCTGTTCGTACACGGGAGAAGCCCTCGACAAAAAAACGCCGCTCCTTCGTTCCATCGAAGCGCTCAGCAAACAGGCAGTGCGCGTGCTTCGGCTCTTCGGTGAAAAAGACGTCGAACACGTGATTTCCTGCGTCGGCGCCGAACAGGAATATTTTTTGGTCGATGAAAAACTCTATGAAAAGCGCAGAGATCTCCAGATGACGGGGCGGACGCTTTTCGGTGCAAAGCCCGCAAAGGGTCAGGAGATGGACGACCAGTATTTTACCGCGATCACGCCGCGCGTCAGTGAATACATGGAAGACTTGAACGAAGAGTTGTGGAAGCTCGGCATCTTTGCAAAGACGGAACACAACGAAACGGCTCCCGCCCAGCACGAAATGGCGCCGATTTTTTCGACGACGAATTTGGCGGCCGATCAAAATCAGCTGACGATGGAGATTATGAAAAAGGTTGCGCGTCGGCACGGGCTTGTGTGTCTGCTGCACGAAAAACCTTTTGCCGGCATCAACGGCAGCGGCAAGCACAACAACTGGTCGATCGAAACCGATGCGGGCGAGGGGCTTTTGAAGCCGGGCGACACGCCGAGGGAAAACGCGCGTTTTTTGCTTTTCCTCACCGCGGTGATCCGCGCCGTCGACGACAATCAGGATTTGCTGCGCATTTCGGTTGCGAGCGCGGGAAACGATCACCGGCTCGGAGCGAACGAAGCGCCGCCTGCAATCATGTCGATATTCGTCGGCGACGAGCTCGAAGCCGTATTGAAATCGATAAAAGACGGAACGCCGTACAGCGCGAAATCGAAACAAAAGATAAAAATCGGCGCCGATGTTTTGCCGCCCATCCCGAAAGATACGACCGACCGCAACCGCACGTCTCCTTTTGCGTTTACCGTAAACAAATTCGAATTCCGTTCCGTCGGCTCTTCGCTGTCGATTTCGGGGCCGATGACGACGCTCAACGCAATCGTCGCGGACGTTTTGAAAGAATATGCCGACAGACTCGAAAAAGCTAAAGACTTCAATCAAGCGCTGCAGGAACTTATTAAAAAAGAAATCACGGATCACTGGAAAATCATCTTCAACGGCAACGGCTACGGAGACGATTGGGTTTCCGAAGCGAAAAAGCGCGGACTCTTGAACTTGCGCAATCTTCCGGAAGCGGTCGCCGAATACCTCAAGCCGAAAAACGTCAAGCTGTATACCGAGATGGGCATCTACACGGAAGCGGAAATGAAAAGCCACTATGAAGTAAAGCTCGAAAAATACTGCCAAGTGCTCAATATCGAAGTCGGCACGATGATCGAAATGGTTAATAAAAATATCATGCCCTCTGTACTCGGTTATATGGATTCGATTGCGGAGACGGTCGTGTCGGTAAAAGATGCAGTCCCGCACGCAAAATGCGGAGCGGGTATTTCGCTGCTCGAAAAACTCGACACGCTTGCCGATTCTCTTTCGGCAGAGACGGCTTCGCTTTCGGAAAAGCATGCGGCGGCGATCGCAAACGGCGATTATATGCGCCGTGCAAAAGCGTACGCCGAAAAAGTGATCCCCGCGATGGAAAAAGTGCGTGCGGTAACCGACGCGATAGAGCCGCTGCTTGCCGAAGCGTACAAGCCGTTTCCGTCGTATGAAGATTTGCTGTTCAGCGTGTGA
- a CDS encoding ABC transporter substrate-binding protein, giving the protein MKKLIVALTAVFLCAVAVWALGSSDSDSIQIGVLAPLTGTNAEYGKGFQVGGQMAVDEINAKGGVHGRKLNLVIKDSKGDQKESSDLARQLGDDDRILAIMGDFTSGCCMANAPIVDEAGIVQLSPTASNPTYAGMSDWCFSIMGRQDGEAPFFARYILKKYMGVKKVGVIYINSDWGMSAFDNFKKEAKLVGLDIVADVSYVQDEKDFSSLITRLRSARPEVVLIMDQGAVPQVINQIRASGWNIPLTTLGPGTSEQLINLTKENSEGLLLSTPFFFDPADPRLTAWKNEFTKKSGFQPTVHPACAYDCIYLLADAIARCPPDKITRKAIRDNLASGNFTGITGPLKFNPAGDITRVYMICAVEKGQYVVKAGFDYSKK; this is encoded by the coding sequence GTGAAAAAACTGATTGTCGCTTTAACGGCTGTATTTTTATGTGCCGTCGCTGTATGGGCGCTGGGGTCTTCCGACAGCGATTCCATTCAAATCGGCGTATTGGCGCCTCTTACCGGAACGAATGCCGAATACGGTAAAGGATTTCAAGTCGGAGGGCAGATGGCCGTCGACGAAATCAATGCAAAGGGCGGTGTTCACGGACGGAAATTAAATCTCGTTATAAAAGATTCGAAAGGCGACCAAAAGGAAAGTTCCGACCTCGCGCGGCAACTCGGTGACGACGACAGAATCCTCGCGATTATGGGCGATTTTACGAGCGGCTGCTGTATGGCAAACGCTCCGATCGTCGATGAAGCCGGTATCGTGCAGCTTTCGCCGACGGCGTCGAATCCGACCTATGCGGGTATGAGCGATTGGTGTTTCAGCATTATGGGACGGCAGGACGGTGAGGCGCCGTTTTTTGCACGGTACATTTTGAAAAAATATATGGGCGTAAAGAAAGTCGGTGTCATCTATATCAACAGCGATTGGGGTATGTCCGCATTCGACAATTTCAAAAAAGAAGCGAAACTTGTCGGGCTCGATATCGTTGCGGATGTAAGTTATGTCCAGGATGAAAAAGATTTTTCTTCTCTCATTACGCGTCTGCGCTCCGCCCGTCCGGAAGTCGTACTCATTATGGATCAGGGCGCTGTTCCGCAGGTTATCAATCAGATCCGTGCATCCGGATGGAATATTCCTCTGACGACGCTCGGGCCGGGAACTTCGGAACAGCTTATCAATTTGACGAAAGAAAATTCCGAAGGGCTTTTGCTTTCGACGCCGTTTTTCTTCGATCCTGCCGATCCGCGGCTTACCGCATGGAAAAACGAGTTTACAAAAAAATCCGGATTCCAGCCGACCGTTCACCCCGCCTGTGCATACGATTGCATATACCTCCTCGCGGATGCGATCGCGCGCTGTCCTCCCGATAAAATCACGCGGAAAGCGATTCGCGATAACCTCGCTTCCGGCAATTTTACGGGAATTACCGGGCCTCTTAAATTCAACCCTGCCGGCGATATCACTCGCGTGTATATGATTTGCGCGGTCGAAAAAGGACAGTACGTAGTTAAAGCCGGATTCGATTATTCTAAAAAATAA
- a CDS encoding branched-chain amino acid ABC transporter permease translates to MEYFLNHLINGLCQGAVYALMAIGYSVVVGVVGMVTFTHGEVIMIGSFAAFYAFELCGNNIVLGIISSFAASWLLGILVYKICYENFFTAPRHISLLCTIGFSMLIKNLAQIIFGPNQKPMLDVIEPRFFKIGTVQISQVQLLIMITVILLAAALSFLFTRTKFGIKLKAVSQDKTASYMMGINVKRMAMLGNCLGCGLGGIAGLLSSIYYQMLQATMGGSMGMKAFSSSVLGGLTDVRFSALGGLCIGIIENFGIMISSASFRDIFAFGFLIAVLIIKPTGFVSKRGVKV, encoded by the coding sequence ATGGAATACTTTTTAAATCACCTGATAAACGGATTATGTCAGGGAGCTGTTTACGCGCTTATGGCTATCGGTTATTCGGTAGTCGTCGGCGTCGTCGGCATGGTTACATTTACGCACGGCGAAGTGATTATGATAGGCTCGTTTGCGGCTTTTTATGCGTTCGAACTTTGCGGAAACAATATCGTACTCGGTATCATATCGAGTTTTGCCGCTTCATGGCTGCTCGGCATCCTCGTATATAAAATCTGCTATGAGAATTTTTTTACGGCGCCGCGGCATATTTCTCTGCTGTGTACGATAGGCTTTTCGATGCTTATTAAAAATCTGGCGCAGATTATATTCGGACCGAATCAAAAACCGATGCTCGACGTCATCGAGCCGCGATTTTTTAAAATCGGTACCGTTCAAATATCACAGGTACAGTTATTGATCATGATAACCGTCATCCTGCTCGCCGCTGCGCTGTCGTTTTTGTTTACCCGTACGAAATTCGGTATCAAGCTTAAAGCGGTCAGTCAGGATAAAACGGCTTCATACATGATGGGCATCAATGTAAAGCGTATGGCGATGCTCGGAAATTGTCTGGGCTGCGGACTCGGCGGTATTGCGGGGCTTTTGTCGAGCATCTATTATCAAATGCTGCAGGCGACGATGGGCGGTTCAATGGGTATGAAAGCGTTTTCGTCGTCGGTGCTCGGCGGTTTGACCGACGTGCGGTTTTCCGCGCTCGGAGGATTGTGTATTGGCATAATCGAAAATTTCGGCATCATGATTTCATCGGCAAGCTTCCGCGATATATTCGCATTCGGATTTTTAATAGCCGTTTTAATTATTAAGCCGACGGGATTCGTTTCAAAACGCGGAGTAAAAGTATGA
- a CDS encoding branched-chain amino acid ABC transporter permease: MSAVVDTLYSVNAWCKKHVIVTAAVLIAVMLALPQIYGKSYFMGVMCRICLYALLAGALNIINGYSGMTCLGAAGFFCVGAYTEAILSTRAAWNFWLALPVAGIVTAVIGLLVALPTLKMSGIYLSIVTLGFSEIARLIALNWTALTGGALGIKGIPIPQFFGIAIRNPRRYYYVFLGFAILFLFVSHRVINSRIGRAWMSIRENELAAKSLGVDSSRYKISNFMYGAFWIGVAGAIYAPYVRFIDSTYFTLDEGWNILSMVIIGGQGTLVGPVVGSIIVNFLTEVLRPIGQWRLVAYALLIIIMMWFRPQGLVGASAVAGNLSLRRFVKRARKAGKTKGSDGKRDTEVSK; this comes from the coding sequence ATGAGTGCGGTCGTCGATACATTATATTCCGTAAATGCCTGGTGCAAAAAGCATGTTATCGTCACTGCCGCCGTTCTCATTGCGGTGATGCTCGCTCTGCCGCAGATCTACGGCAAAAGCTATTTTATGGGCGTTATGTGCCGTATCTGCCTGTATGCGCTGCTCGCCGGAGCGCTGAATATCATCAACGGTTACAGCGGTATGACCTGTCTCGGTGCGGCGGGTTTCTTTTGTGTCGGTGCCTACACGGAAGCGATTCTCTCAACCCGCGCCGCATGGAATTTTTGGCTCGCTCTTCCGGTCGCCGGTATCGTTACGGCTGTGATCGGGCTGCTCGTTGCGCTTCCGACGCTTAAAATGAGCGGTATCTATCTGTCGATCGTAACGCTCGGTTTTTCCGAAATCGCACGTCTTATTGCGCTCAACTGGACGGCTCTTACCGGCGGTGCGCTCGGTATAAAAGGTATTCCGATTCCGCAGTTTTTCGGCATTGCGATCAGAAACCCGCGTCGTTACTATTATGTATTTTTGGGATTTGCGATTTTATTTTTGTTCGTATCGCACCGCGTTATCAATTCGCGGATCGGGCGGGCGTGGATGTCGATACGCGAGAACGAACTTGCCGCAAAGAGCCTCGGTGTGGATTCTTCTCGGTACAAAATTTCGAATTTTATGTACGGCGCGTTTTGGATCGGCGTTGCCGGCGCAATATACGCTCCCTATGTCCGCTTTATCGATTCGACGTATTTTACGCTCGATGAAGGATGGAATATCCTGTCCATGGTGATTATCGGCGGTCAGGGGACGCTCGTCGGTCCCGTCGTCGGATCGATAATCGTCAACTTCCTTACCGAAGTGCTGCGGCCGATCGGACAGTGGCGGCTCGTCGCATACGCGCTTTTGATAATCATTATGATGTGGTTCCGTCCGCAGGGACTTGTCGGTGCTTCAGCCGTTGCCGGGAATCTCAGCCTGCGCCGTTTTGTAAAGAGAGCGAGGAAGGCAGGGAAGACAAAAGGCTCTGACGGAAAACGCGATACGGAGGTCTCGAAATGA
- a CDS encoding ABC transporter ATP-binding protein gives MNTPVLKAENVCKYYGGLKAVEKVSMEIGAGDIFGIIGPNGAGKTTFFNVCSGMDYPTSGKILFCGEDVTGMKPERVAAKGMARTFQNIMLFRFMSVLENIKIGFHLQLKTGFADAIIRDKTYKNDEEFAAQKGLEILSMIGLEAYADTLAGNLPYGIQRKVEIARALALNPKILLLDEPAAGMNPNETKSLSEFIIKLNNLGYTIAVIEHDMKFVMGTCKKILVLNFGQKICEGTPDVVKNDKEVREAYFGKGLLTGEAPYAQH, from the coding sequence ATGAATACTCCTGTCTTAAAAGCGGAAAACGTGTGTAAATATTACGGCGGTCTTAAAGCCGTGGAAAAAGTCAGCATGGAAATCGGCGCCGGAGATATTTTCGGCATCATCGGACCGAACGGTGCGGGCAAAACGACGTTTTTCAACGTGTGCTCGGGAATGGATTATCCGACGTCCGGTAAAATCCTGTTCTGCGGCGAAGACGTTACCGGCATGAAACCCGAACGCGTCGCGGCGAAGGGAATGGCGCGCACCTTTCAAAATATCATGCTGTTTCGCTTTATGTCCGTTTTGGAAAATATTAAAATCGGATTTCATCTTCAACTGAAAACGGGATTTGCGGATGCGATTATCCGGGATAAAACGTATAAAAACGACGAAGAATTTGCCGCGCAAAAAGGTCTTGAAATTCTTTCGATGATCGGTCTTGAAGCGTATGCCGATACGCTTGCGGGCAATTTGCCGTACGGTATTCAGCGCAAAGTCGAAATTGCACGTGCGCTTGCACTGAATCCGAAAATTCTTTTGCTCGATGAACCGGCTGCCGGTATGAATCCGAACGAAACGAAATCGCTTTCGGAATTTATTATTAAACTCAACAATTTGGGATACACGATTGCGGTCATCGAACATGATATGAAATTCGTTATGGGAACATGCAAAAAAATTCTCGTGCTCAATTTCGGACAAAAGATATGCGAAGGCACTCCCGATGTCGTAAAAAACGATAAAGAAGTGCGCGAAGCGTATTTCGGTAAAGGTCTTTTGACAGGGGAGGCGCCGTATGCTCAGCATTAA
- a CDS encoding ABC transporter ATP-binding protein, which translates to MLSIKNLSVNYGSISALRDENIEVRSGELVTLIGGNGAGKTSTLMAISNLVPKSGGTIMFKGKDITNLAPDKIVKMGLAHIPEGRRIFPALTVYENLVTGTMGNPSIKNKDIPLLIEEQYALFPRLKEREKQAGGSLSGGEQQMLAIARGLMLKPDIIMLDEPSLGLAPIIVEEIFELLAKLKAGGKTILLIEQNASMALSIADRGYVLATGEVIMEGTGKELLSDPQVIKAYLGG; encoded by the coding sequence ATGCTCAGCATTAAAAACTTAAGCGTCAATTACGGCAGTATATCCGCGCTCCGAGACGAAAATATCGAAGTGCGAAGCGGAGAACTCGTAACGCTTATCGGCGGAAACGGCGCCGGCAAAACGAGTACGCTCATGGCGATTTCAAATCTCGTGCCGAAATCGGGCGGAACGATTATGTTCAAAGGCAAGGATATCACGAACCTCGCTCCCGATAAAATCGTCAAAATGGGACTCGCGCATATTCCCGAAGGACGTAGAATCTTTCCGGCGCTTACCGTTTACGAAAATCTTGTCACGGGTACGATGGGAAATCCGTCCATTAAAAATAAAGATATACCGCTTCTCATCGAAGAACAGTATGCGCTTTTCCCGCGCTTAAAAGAGCGCGAAAAGCAGGCGGGCGGTTCGCTTTCCGGAGGAGAACAACAGATGCTCGCCATCGCGCGGGGACTTATGCTCAAGCCCGATATCATCATGCTCGACGAACCGTCGCTGGGACTTGCGCCGATTATCGTCGAAGAAATTTTCGAACTGCTCGCAAAATTGAAAGCAGGCGGCAAAACGATTTTACTGATCGAACAGAATGCATCGATGGCTTTGTCGATCGCCGACCGCGGCTATGTTCTTGCGACTGGTGAAGTAATCATGGAGGGAACCGGAAAGGAACTGCTTTCCGATCCGCAAGTGATTAAAGCGTATTTGGGCGGATAA